One region of Oxalobacteraceae bacterium OTU3CAMAD1 genomic DNA includes:
- the cyoE gene encoding heme o synthase has translation MTTHTAISKPPSRASQYWALTKPRVTQMAVFCAVIGMFLATEGLPDWRVVVAATIGIWLLTGAAFAVNCLAEREIDARMARTARRPMALGDITVMQTVVFATVIGGAGMWILYTMVNPLTMWLTFVTFIGYAIIYTMILKPSTPQNIVIGGLSGAMPPALGWAAIANEVPMEAWLLVLIIFVWTPPHFWALALYRRDDYAKSGLPMLPVTHGMQFTQFHVWLYSIALAATTLLPFAVHMSGLIYLVSAVILNAVFLHHAWKIYRHYTDLVARKAFTWSIIYLSLLFAALLVDHYIKL, from the coding sequence ATGACCACTCACACCGCCATTTCCAAACCACCCAGCCGCGCCTCGCAATATTGGGCGCTGACCAAGCCGCGCGTCACCCAGATGGCGGTGTTTTGCGCCGTCATCGGCATGTTTCTCGCCACCGAGGGACTGCCGGACTGGCGCGTGGTGGTCGCGGCCACCATCGGCATCTGGCTGCTGACGGGCGCCGCCTTCGCCGTCAACTGCCTGGCCGAGCGCGAGATCGACGCCCGCATGGCCCGCACCGCGCGCCGTCCGATGGCGCTGGGCGACATCACCGTCATGCAGACGGTGGTGTTCGCCACGGTGATCGGCGGCGCCGGCATGTGGATTCTGTACACCATGGTCAATCCGTTGACGATGTGGCTGACCTTTGTCACCTTCATCGGCTACGCCATCATCTACACGATGATTTTGAAGCCGTCGACGCCGCAGAACATCGTCATCGGCGGGCTGTCGGGCGCGATGCCGCCGGCGCTGGGCTGGGCCGCCATCGCCAACGAGGTGCCGATGGAAGCGTGGCTGCTGGTGCTGATCATCTTCGTCTGGACGCCGCCGCATTTCTGGGCGCTGGCGCTGTACCGCCGCGACGACTACGCCAAATCCGGGCTGCCGATGCTGCCGGTCACGCACGGCATGCAGTTCACGCAGTTCCACGTCTGGCTGTATTCGATCGCGCTGGCCGCCACTACCTTGCTGCCGTTCGCGGTGCACATGAGCGGGCTGATTTACCTGGTGTCGGCCGTCATCCTCAACGCCGTGTTCCTGCACCACGCGTGGAAAATCTACCGTCACTACACCGACCTGGTGGCCCGCAAGGCGTTTACCTGGTCGATCATCTATTTGTCGCTGCTGTTCGCGGCGCTGCTGGTGGACCACTACATCAAACTATGA
- a CDS encoding COX15/CtaA family protein, with translation MHMTLIQMAVTALLVALLPLSLVYTSSDASKYRKLVWVSVFLTFDLIVFGAFTRLTDSGLGCPDWPGCYGAANPFLAHAQIVAEETLRPTGPVTVVKAWIEMIHRYLAMAIGVLIVAMMSQAWYRWIKSKRTRIEYAPAMPTFLFFFVCLQGAFGAWTVTLKLQPVIVTIHLLLGMGLLALLVWYGGRQNQLISPVRTVTASPPAMRNIRALAAVSALILLVQIALGGWVSTNYATLACTDFPLCGGKLVPEMDFEHGFTLWRELGKTAAGHYLPFSALTAIHWVHRNMGFIVALVAGYTAWRAWDHPALHKTARGMAIMLAVQIASGVATIYLSFPLTIAVLHNAGAAMLVLLLTMLNYKAKYQYDLAKKAASGSAFPQILPVRQR, from the coding sequence ATGCACATGACCCTGATCCAAATGGCGGTCACGGCGTTGCTGGTCGCGCTGCTGCCGCTGTCGCTGGTCTACACCTCGTCCGACGCCAGCAAGTACCGCAAGCTGGTGTGGGTCAGCGTGTTCCTGACGTTCGACCTGATCGTGTTCGGCGCCTTCACCCGCCTGACCGATTCCGGCCTGGGCTGTCCGGACTGGCCGGGTTGCTACGGCGCCGCCAACCCCTTCCTGGCGCACGCCCAGATCGTTGCCGAGGAAACCCTGCGCCCGACCGGCCCGGTCACCGTGGTCAAGGCTTGGATCGAAATGATCCACCGCTACCTGGCGATGGCGATCGGCGTGCTGATCGTGGCGATGATGTCGCAGGCGTGGTACCGCTGGATTAAATCCAAGCGCACCCGCATCGAGTACGCGCCGGCCATGCCGACCTTCCTGTTTTTCTTCGTCTGCCTGCAGGGCGCATTCGGCGCCTGGACCGTCACGTTGAAGCTGCAACCGGTGATCGTCACCATCCACCTACTGCTGGGCATGGGGCTGCTGGCGCTGCTGGTGTGGTACGGCGGCCGCCAGAACCAGCTGATCTCGCCGGTGCGCACGGTGACGGCGTCGCCGCCGGCGATGCGCAACATCCGCGCGCTGGCCGCCGTCTCGGCGCTGATCCTGCTGGTGCAGATCGCGCTGGGCGGCTGGGTCAGCACCAACTACGCGACCCTGGCCTGCACCGATTTCCCGCTGTGCGGCGGCAAGCTGGTGCCGGAGATGGACTTCGAGCACGGCTTCACCCTGTGGCGCGAGCTGGGCAAGACCGCCGCCGGCCACTATCTGCCGTTCTCGGCGCTGACCGCGATCCATTGGGTGCACCGCAACATGGGCTTCATCGTCGCGCTGGTGGCCGGCTACACGGCCTGGCGCGCGTGGGACCACCCGGCGCTGCACAAGACGGCGCGCGGCATGGCCATCATGCTGGCGGTGCAGATCGCCAGCGGCGTGGCCACCATTTACCTGAGCTTCCCGTTGACCATCGCCGTGCTGCATAACGCCGGGGCGGCCATGCTGGTCCTGCTGCTTACCATGTTAAACTACAAGGCTAAGTACCAGTACGATCTTGCCAAAAAAGCAGCTTCAGGCTCGGCTTTTCCGCAGATCTTGCCGGTCAGGCAACGATAA
- a CDS encoding cytochrome C oxidase subunit I — translation MAVLAVCAAPLIASYFMYYVVKPQGGVTNYGTLIDPRLYPIPPMASTTLDGKPATLDDYKGKWIMLKVGPSECLQECQDQLFAMRQLRTMQGKAMERVERVWMITDSEPLDTVLMRVNDGTRMLRAPAAVVDKWLPLDKAAPADKVSDHVYLIDPLGNLMMRFPKGAVSSDTEKVRKVHKDLAKLLKASAIG, via the coding sequence ATGGCCGTGCTGGCCGTGTGCGCCGCGCCGCTGATCGCTTCGTATTTCATGTATTACGTGGTCAAGCCCCAGGGCGGCGTGACCAACTACGGCACCTTGATCGATCCGCGCCTGTATCCGATCCCGCCGATGGCCAGCACCACGCTGGACGGCAAGCCGGCCACGCTGGACGATTACAAGGGCAAGTGGATCATGCTCAAGGTCGGCCCGTCCGAGTGTCTGCAGGAATGCCAGGACCAGCTGTTCGCGATGCGCCAGCTGCGCACCATGCAGGGCAAGGCCATGGAGCGCGTCGAGCGCGTGTGGATGATCACCGACAGCGAGCCGCTCGATACGGTGCTGATGCGCGTCAACGACGGCACCCGCATGCTGCGCGCGCCCGCCGCCGTGGTCGACAAGTGGCTGCCGCTGGATAAAGCGGCGCCGGCCGACAAGGTCTCCGACCACGTCTACCTGATCGACCCGTTGGGCAACCTGATGATGCGCTTCCCGAAAGGCGCCGTTTCCAGCGACACCGAGAAAGTGCGCAAGGTCCACAAGGATCTCGCCAAGCTGCTTAAAGCCTCCGCGATCGGATAG
- a CDS encoding SURF1 family protein — protein MPIRFRFKLIPFAATALLVTLGIQAGNWQERRAAQKISAQDKLAQGNLAGPLVLDGKALDAGAVEFRRVTATGQFVADWPLYLDNRPYQGRSGFYVLMPFKIAGSGMHVLVQRGWLPRDSAQHDKLPAYTTPTGEVTLEGVARLHPDRVMQLGTAPPLAPNAIVQNAGPLQVAEQSGLTMQPFVLQQTAPAKPGGDDTRMARDWALPAMSVEKHQGYAFQWYALAAMAVVFFVVNGFRRAKPAK, from the coding sequence ATGCCTATTCGCTTCCGCTTTAAATTGATCCCGTTCGCGGCGACCGCGCTGCTGGTGACGCTCGGCATTCAGGCAGGGAACTGGCAGGAACGCCGCGCCGCGCAAAAAATCTCCGCACAGGATAAACTTGCTCAAGGTAACTTGGCCGGGCCGCTGGTGCTCGACGGAAAGGCGCTCGACGCCGGCGCCGTCGAATTCCGCCGCGTGACCGCGACCGGCCAATTCGTCGCCGACTGGCCGCTGTATCTGGATAACCGCCCCTACCAGGGCCGCTCCGGCTTTTACGTGCTGATGCCGTTTAAAATCGCCGGGTCGGGCATGCATGTGCTGGTCCAGCGCGGCTGGCTGCCGCGCGATTCGGCGCAGCACGACAAGCTGCCGGCCTACACAACTCCCACGGGCGAGGTCACGCTGGAAGGCGTGGCGCGCTTGCACCCGGATCGCGTGATGCAGTTGGGTACGGCGCCGCCGCTGGCGCCGAACGCGATCGTGCAGAACGCCGGCCCGTTGCAGGTGGCCGAGCAGAGCGGCTTGACGATGCAGCCGTTCGTGCTGCAGCAGACCGCGCCGGCCAAGCCGGGCGGCGACGACACCCGCATGGCGCGCGATTGGGCGCTGCCGGCGATGAGCGTCGAAAAACATCAGGGCTATGCCTTCCAGTGGTACGCGCTGGCGGCGATGGCCGTTGTCTTCTTTGTTGTGAACGGATTCAGACGTGCAAAACCCGCCAAATAA
- a CDS encoding twin transmembrane helix small protein: MKIAVAIAFILILGSLGSAFFFLMRDKGKNNNTVNALALRVGLSIALFLLILLAYKLGYIQPTGIRT, encoded by the coding sequence ATGAAAATTGCTGTCGCCATCGCGTTCATCCTGATACTGGGCAGCCTGGGATCGGCCTTCTTCTTCCTGATGCGCGACAAGGGCAAAAACAACAACACCGTCAACGCGCTCGCGCTGCGGGTGGGCCTGTCGATCGCCCTGTTCCTGCTGATACTGCTCGCCTACAAGCTCGGCTACATCCAACCCACCGGCATCCGTACCTGA
- a CDS encoding cytochrome c oxidase subunit 3, protein MSSHVGSQVGSHNATAPYYFVPGPSRWPLFAGISLLVTMVGASGWVNDASWGMPVNFIGLAAIITVLYFWFGDAIKESEAGQYSQRIDYSYRWSMGWFIFSEVMFFAAFFGALFYARTITMPWLGDLDHKFIWPDFAAHWGNTGPAGTVETFRTMGPFPIPTINTALLLTSGLTLTISHHALRAGHRAQTAIWLFATVLLGAIFMGFQAYEYMHAYSELNLKLTSGIYGSTFFMLTGFHGFHVTMGAIMLSVVLYRVLKGHFTPDNHFAFEGAAWYWHFVDVVWLGLYVVVYWL, encoded by the coding sequence ATGAGTTCACATGTCGGTTCACAGGTCGGATCACACAACGCCACGGCGCCGTACTACTTTGTGCCGGGTCCGTCCAGATGGCCGCTGTTCGCCGGTATTTCGCTGCTCGTCACGATGGTCGGCGCCTCCGGCTGGGTGAACGACGCGTCCTGGGGCATGCCGGTCAACTTTATCGGCTTGGCCGCGATCATCACCGTGCTGTATTTCTGGTTCGGCGACGCCATCAAGGAATCCGAAGCGGGGCAGTACAGCCAGCGCATCGATTACTCGTACCGCTGGTCGATGGGCTGGTTCATCTTCTCGGAGGTGATGTTCTTCGCCGCCTTCTTCGGCGCGCTGTTTTACGCGCGCACGATCACGATGCCGTGGCTGGGCGACCTCGACCACAAGTTCATCTGGCCCGACTTCGCCGCGCACTGGGGCAACACCGGCCCGGCCGGCACGGTGGAAACCTTCCGCACGATGGGCCCGTTCCCGATTCCGACGATCAACACCGCGCTGCTGCTGACCTCGGGCCTGACGTTGACGATTTCGCACCACGCGCTGCGCGCCGGCCACCGCGCGCAGACCGCGATCTGGCTGTTCGCCACGGTGCTGCTGGGCGCCATCTTCATGGGCTTCCAGGCCTACGAATACATGCACGCGTACTCGGAACTGAACCTCAAGCTGACCTCGGGCATCTACGGCTCGACCTTCTTCATGCTGACCGGCTTCCACGGCTTCCACGTCACGATGGGCGCGATCATGCTGTCGGTGGTGCTGTACCGCGTACTAAAAGGACACTTCACGCCGGACAACCACTTCGCGTTCGAAGGCGCGGCCTGGTACTGGCACTTTGTCGACGTGGTCTGGCTCGGTTTGTACGTTGTCGTGTACTGGCTGTAA
- a CDS encoding DUF2970 domain-containing protein: MPSDNKEKASFLYSLRAVFWSFFGLRRKSDFDTDSAKLNPLHIVIAALIGVAVFIGLLITVVKLVVAQ; this comes from the coding sequence ATGCCGTCCGATAACAAGGAAAAGGCGTCGTTCCTGTACTCGTTGCGGGCGGTGTTCTGGTCGTTTTTCGGCTTGCGCAGGAAGAGCGATTTCGATACCGATTCGGCCAAGCTGAATCCGTTGCACATCGTTATCGCCGCCCTGATCGGCGTGGCCGTTTTCATCGGCTTGCTGATCACGGTAGTCAAATTAGTAGTGGCACAATAA
- a CDS encoding cytochrome c oxidase assembly protein, protein MSRDNETSGLNRTLLGKLIVIAVVMFGFAYALNPFYRQICEALGLNVLTQKDGTVEFDKNTQVDKTRNVVIEFDANAQGPYRFRPTVTNMTVHPGELATVTYEVVNTQNRDVAAQAIPSYAPQNAMQHFKKVECFCFKQQALKPNEARQMPVVFFIDPALPKDVKTITLSYTFFEVGGMDKTATKTAAVSEGANNAVR, encoded by the coding sequence GTGAGCCGGGACAACGAAACCAGCGGATTGAATCGCACCTTGTTGGGCAAGCTGATCGTCATCGCGGTGGTGATGTTCGGTTTTGCCTACGCGCTCAATCCGTTCTACCGCCAGATCTGCGAAGCGCTGGGGCTGAACGTGCTGACGCAGAAGGACGGCACGGTCGAGTTCGACAAGAACACGCAGGTCGACAAGACCCGCAACGTCGTCATCGAATTCGACGCCAACGCGCAGGGGCCGTACCGCTTTCGCCCGACGGTGACGAACATGACGGTGCACCCGGGCGAGCTGGCGACGGTGACGTATGAAGTGGTCAATACGCAAAACCGCGATGTCGCGGCGCAGGCGATTCCAAGCTACGCGCCGCAAAACGCGATGCAGCACTTTAAAAAGGTCGAATGTTTTTGCTTCAAGCAGCAGGCACTGAAGCCGAACGAGGCGCGGCAGATGCCGGTGGTGTTCTTCATCGACCCGGCGCTGCCGAAGGATGTGAAGACGATCACCTTGTCGTACACCTTCTTCGAGGTGGGCGGCATGGACAAAACCGCGACCAAGACCGCCGCGGTGAGCGAGGGCGCTAACAATGCCGTCCGATAA
- a CDS encoding cytochrome oxidase small assembly protein, with amino-acid sequence MTEQKKPNNARTAWILAGLALFFFLSVFVKRMWLS; translated from the coding sequence ATGACAGAGCAAAAGAAGCCGAACAATGCGCGCACCGCCTGGATATTGGCCGGGCTGGCGCTGTTCTTTTTCCTGTCCGTGTTCGTCAAGCGGATGTGGTTGAGCTAA